In the genome of Lactuca sativa cultivar Salinas chromosome 3, Lsat_Salinas_v11, whole genome shotgun sequence, the window tggggaggttcactgccatgttccgagatgagtacgttccccaggtggagagggagcgtttggcccagaagtttctgaccctcaagcagggtactgagtctgttacggtgattaccaggatgttccacgagagggcgatgttcttccCTGAGTACGTGtccaccgagcaggcacgtatgagttgatatttgagtattttgaggtgagacattcgggagttcgtggcgaactcctcgtaccggacatttgccgagcttcaggaaaatgcccggaagagggagattgagctagagactcaggccagggaggaggcggagtctcaggggagggatcggcgaccggcacagtcccagccggcagccaagcgggccaagcccgctgatcccaaatcggggagccagaagggctgcacttgtggaaagtgaggCAAGGGTCATGTGGAgtatgtagagctggatcttgctacaagtgtggcaaggaggggaatatggccaaggactgccccaaggggtttgcagtgtgttttcactacaaccagaccggacaccagaaggcggagtgtccgcagttgcggggatcagctcagggagcacctcagggatcttcccctaccgccatcagagctaccgagagtcggccagtgaagaccGAGGCGCCGAGGgtacgagggagagcctttcagttgaccgcggaggaggtccgcgcagcgcccgatgtcgtggctggtatgtattctttcgtgtatttattttgatgttgagatattatgcttatattatgttatgcgtaggtacttttcttgtgaattttgtacctgccttggtgttatttgattcgggtgcgagtcggtcttttgtatctttggcttttagtcagcatatcagtgttagtcgtgaggcattgagtcggcctctgagagtttccatagctgacgagagggtgatatatgttGCGGAGGTTCTCCAGGGGTGTgtgttcgagattttcggtgttgagttcccggttgatttggttcctattgcgatgggtgatgtctgtgtcattgtgggcatggactagttgagcagattcagtgcggttatcgactacgagcgacagccggtgaccatacgagaccctagtgggggagttcttacggtgtacggcgagggtacatgttctgggtcagcgttttgttcggccgctagggtgaggcagtgtcttcaGCAGGGCTGtaacggttttgtggcgtatgtgatggatacgcaagtggattccgagaggccgaggtcagttgaggaggtttcgatagtgcgtgagttcccggatgtatttccagaggagttgtcgggtgtgcctcctgtgaggcaagtggagttcaatatcgatttggttttgggggccgcgcctatcactAAGGttccttatcgccttgcacctccaaagatgcaagagttatcctcgcagcttcaggagctgctgggaaaggggtttattcagccgagcagctcgccatggggagcgtctatcctgtttgtcaagaaaaaggatggttcacatcggatgtgcattgattgtcgggagttgaacaagatgACGGTCAAAAACTGTTACCCGTAGTCGAGGATCgacaatttgttcgatcagttacagggagcatcttggttctccaagattgatttgaggtatggatatcatcaggtgagggtgtgagatgaggacatccagaagacagcgttcaagacgcgttatgggcattacgagtttgtggtgatgcctttcgggctcaccaattccccggcagtgttcatggatctcatgaactgagtgtgcaggccgatgctggatcggtcggtgattgtattcatcgacgacattttggtatattcgagatctagagagcagcatgaggagcatttgagggagatcctcggagttctgagatcggagatgctttatgccaaattctccaagtgtgatttctggttgcgagaggtccagttcctgggtcatctcgttaatcagaaagggatattggtcgacccggccaaagttgaggcggtgatgagttaggaggtgccgaggtcaccctccgagatcaagagtttcctagggttggcaggttattatcggagatttatcaaggatttctctaagatcgcagtgccactcaccaggttgacccggaagggtgtcgctttttcatggggccccgagcagcaggcctcctttgagacggtTCGCCAAAGGTTAtacgaagccccggtgttagccctcccggaggggatggaggactttgtggtatactgtgatgcatcgatcttggggttgggagcggtgctgatgcagagagggcatgtgataccatacgcatcgaggcagctgaaacctcatgagacgaggtatcccacccacgatctagagttgggggcagtggtgttcgccttcaagatttggcgtcactatctgtatggggttcggtgtacgatatacacggaccataagagcctgaagtatttgatggatcagaccaacctaaatatgcggaagaggaggtggttggatgtggtcaaggattatgattgtgagattctgtaccatccaggcaaggctaatgtggtagccgacgccctgagtcacagggcggagagcgccccattgcgaggtgtatgtttgcgattgaccgtgatggctccggtgttggacaccattcgtggagcacaggctgaggccgtgagatcggagaaccagaagagagagcgagttgttgggttggtatcagagttcgttaccgatggtcgggggcttatgacatttcaggggcgtatatgggtaccgtttgtgggaagGGGGCGTACCATTtttatggaagaggctcatcggtcgaaattctcgatccatcctggggccactaagatgtatttggacctgggGATGGAGTATTGgtagccctgtatgaagagggatgttgcgtggtttgttaagaggtgcttaacctgccgtagggttaaggccgagcaccagagaccgcatggtaagttgcatccGTTGGAGGTTcttgaatggaagtgggaacagatcaccatggattttatcaccaaattgccaaggactgctaggggagtcgatgcaatttgggtgattgtggacaggttgacgaagagcgcccacttccttgctattagtgagagctcctccgcagagaagttagcagagatgtacgtgagggaagtggtatcttggcgtggagtgccgacctcgattgtctGAGACCGGgatgtacatttcacttccagattctggaataagtttcatgaggagttgggtactaggctgcattttagtaccgcatatcacccccagacagacggacagagtgagtggacgattcagacgcttgaggacatgctccgggcatgtgtgttggatttcggggggagttgggatacgtactttcccttggcagagttttcctacaacaacagccatcattcgagcattggtatgccgccctttgagctgttgtatgggaggaggtgtcgaacccccatttgctggggagaggtcggacagcgtgtgatgggcagtacagagatcgtgcttcagacgacagagcagatccagcaggtcagacagaggttactgatcgctcagagtcgtcagaagagttatgcggacagacgccggtccgagcttgagtttcaggtcggcgaatttgtgctcctgaaggtctctccttggaaaggagtgattcgattcaggaagaggggaaagttagggccccgatatattggtccattccgggtggtcgcaagggtaggcagggtagcctatcgtttggaattgccagcagagttggggcagattcacgacactttccacgtgtcgcaattgcggaagtgtatagccgatgagtcgccagtggttccattagaggatattcaggtggatgcgggcctgaattatgctgagagaccagtagcaatcagagatcggaaaatcaaggttctgaggaacaaggaggtacccttggttttggttcagtggcagcatcggaaggggtccgagatgacttgggagctggACCGTGAGATGCGtaagcagcatccggagttatttgcagagcgagacttcgagggcgaagtctagttctagtgggggagaattttaacagcccggattcccggGTATTATTCATCcttatatttttggtgatttgtgaggagactcggcgagttggagctcaaacccgccgagtatgatcgcggctatgggcacgggttcgcgtctggactcggcgagtccaaaagtggactcggcgagtccacgatgtttaatgaaaccctaattccccaggTTTGGAGcatatttaagggcacttatagcctcccattgcggctaccagtcccttgagagaaccctaagagagctaaatcgttttgggagagaggaggtcacttttgggcctttgtattccttgtttagcaagaagaaggtggcaagagcaaggaggaggtgagattccagcagatccagagtccagaggctttattttgaggtaatagttcgaacctccttcagttttagggttgatcttcagagttagggttttctaacccctttggagagtgattatgtgaagcaaatggtccctcttcgagtttgtgccttggatttggactcaaagaggtccagagaccctaacccttggagctttttgggttattatggagttattggacctaggttgtcacttttgggaccaaatctccttttgatgccttgtgggggttatacaagcatcaagtttcgaactttacgtgacattcatgcttgggaaggccagatctatggtttggggaagcagatctgacctcagaaggtcaatagagtttgtgcatggcatgaactcgccgagttgttcttgagactcggcgagtagggtcggggtttcacgtaaattgttcagtgAGTAGACTcgtcgggttgggggatgacccagtgagtcagggagagtcaatagggggctgagtcaagccggaactcgtcgagttgttcttaagactcggcgagttgagtcgtggtggccccacgattcatgccaggtggaactcgtcgagttagggaagtactcgacgtttCAAGAGAgtatccgagggagtcagtgaacatgtatagactcgccgagtcgctctagtgcactcgctgagtccagtcaaaattgaccgttgaccattgaccagagttgaccagtgttgacttgatagggttagtcaatcttagttgtgaaagtgtcaattagagatatattgtattataggaggattatagctcgggggatcgagcgcgagtgatttccgggatttgcgagctatcgagatacgcgaggtgagtcttctcactatactttaccttgagtaggtaatcggagttatgtgacagagtatatgtatgctatatgtatgttatgtgttgtactgcattatttctatgtgatttatgctatgcatgtttatagagttggaatcgGAAGGTTCACAAagatagaaccagagggttcatagagtagggtccacggacccacgaagttatagcctcgagtggctaatatgtgttatgtgtggtattttggggaactcactaagctttgtgcttacagtgtttggtgttatttgtttcaggtactagtgatgaccgtgggaaggcgccagcttgatcagtacacacacacgggatttttatgttatgagatcttgggatttttatatggcatggattgagtttcaaacattgatgtttttgtgaatattaaatgaattatgtttttataaaatgcgaaaaattgttttgaaatttacggtgttacataacCCATCAGTTTGAACAGTTGTAAATGCTAACGACAAAAAAAGCATAGAAAGAACTTAAAAATGTCGCGAAATGTCATTTTGAAGAAGTCGGTGGATATGACGATGTCGAAGCTTCAAGAAAATATCCATTGGAAAAATGGACGCCACAACTTGGAATGAATTGATTAATCAACTTTTTTTGAATGAGGGTTATATGAACCAGTCTATAAAATGTAAAGAATGTAGGGCCAAACTTCCACATCCAAATGCTCATGGTTGTAGGTCATATGCTAAAAGAGGCCATATGGAGGTAATAAATTTTATTTGTCgtatataaaatttttattaccacttatataactatattaaTTGTTTTTGGCTTATTATAAGTTGACCAAGGACAAAGCCCACAACATATTGACGGATGGAGGCAGATGCGTTTCAAGGAAGGATGGGGTTGGTGTACACCGCAAGCAGAAGAAGATTGATTAGGTAATAAACGAAGTTATTACGTTTTTAaatatgttgttgttgttataataataataacaattattattattattattattattattattattattattattattattattgtagttTTTaaggtatattattattattttagtgtTTATATTTAGTTATTGGTTTTAATTAATGTATGTTTATTGTTTTCTTTAACCTAGGAAAAGATTCAAGTAGGGTATACAAAGAGGCAAGAAGAGGTCGGGGAGGCCAAACATGTAAATGAGTCTTATTATCTTACTCATGTCATCGATGAGAGACATGGATATGTTCACGGAGTTGGAAAGAAATCAAGAACCAACAATCATTTAATTCCAAACACTAAAAAAATGCCTTTAATGACACGTAGTGATTTACGATACACATTTTTTTGTgtgtcctaaaaataacgtccgttttaaaaaaaataagaatagaGGGCACGCAGTTTTcctgccctaaaattagtgtccaataaaaaaaaattaaaaacacagaGGGCACCTATGTTAAAATGAGTGTCGTGTAGAGatgtcactttatattttagttaatGTAACACACATTTTCTTCTTTCGCATCTTGGGGGGAAATGAAAAccccaaaagtttgaaaggctGCCATTTTATCTTCTACCTTATTTtcatcattcttctctctccctGATCAATATCTTTTCTCGCACAAGAATCTACAATGTCGATCATGAAGTTCTCAAAGCGTTCAAAGGATCGGGAATCGAGATCATTATCGGGCTAGGAAACAAATTCTTGAGAGATATAAGCAAAACCCAGGATCGAGCCACGGATTGGGTGAAAAACAACATCGAACCCTTCGTCCCCGGGAACCATATCCATGGAATTGCAGTCGAAAATGAGGTTCTAGGCGGCGGCGATCAGGAACTCTGGGAGGTCTTGCTACTGGCGGTGAAAAACACCCACATCGCTCTTGACCTCCTACACCTAGACAATGATTTTGAGGTTTCAAGCCCACATTATGATGGTGTATTTGCTAGTTCGTTCCCTCCATCAGCCAGGGCGTTTAAGGAAACCCTAGTTCGCTCCTTCATTAATAAGATTGTTCAATGAAACTGTTATTGAAATCGGAAGTTTGTTGACTTTTTCTCATGTTTTGGTTTAGCTCGAAGTCGAACCAGTACCCAAATACATCTTTGGTTCAAATTAAAGGAGTTAACTGACGTGTACAAATAGTTACacctaattttatatttataacctaactgcCTTAACTAAATAATTatacctaggcagtgtacctagtcagactATAGTATAGCTtggggtaagtcgggtgtcgatcacagggaacaatGTTGACTAATTAATTTAGCTActactaaattaacctaattattaacaaagaaaggggttttatctaattttacaagtttagatgaacttaattcaTTAACACAAATTCAGTCAATAAACAAACACTTATGTTAGTTTGAATCTGCTTTCACTCAATGGATTATGAATTGGCTATGACAAttactgttggttaccaattaagacagtattagcaatttagttctaaatctacTAACATTAATCAGTTCATGTAaatctatgtatggtcacacaatagttaacacataatcaattattaaatgaaaatggaGCTATGTAAGATTGGTTTGATAAAACACAATTACAGTCATAATTTGCGTTCTCTAGCACAAcctaatttaataattaattgCTTAACTAAGATTGGTTTAATCCTAGCTCCAATAATTTAATATTCACTAAATTACCAGGTATTCTAATTCATGCAATTTGATGGTTATCAACTACACAGAATAAGACATCAAAGCAATCAACTACTAAAACAAAcatgctaggtaaaatcaatcCAACACAAGTCTTGACCAACTAGTAATTCAAACCGAAAATAAATActccatgagttccagcttcatctagctaacagaagtagctagatttagctggacatcCTAGCAACTAAGcaaacaaaatccaaaattaaGAACATAATAAAAGTATACCAAACTATGAATCAAATTATGAACTTCTTCTTCCTTGGTGTTAAAACCCTATTCCAAAACTTCTTCTCCTCTGAAAATCGTCGTCGGATCTTCCTTCTATCAGCCAAAAGTTTTTCAAATCGTAATGGACAAGGATATATATAATTTCTGATTTTTCCCCGTTCACGTCATGAGCCAATAAGTCTCATGTCGTGAATATGAGATAAGCGTATTTGGCAAGGACTCTTCTTCCATCTGGTGCATATCTTCTAGAATTCTCCACTCATGTCGTGAGTCATGAACTATTCACGTCGTGACTACGTGATTTGTTGAATTTTCCATTCTTCCTTCCTTCAAGCCTCCAAAGTTCCATGTTTTGTCAATTTCAATACCTATCTTTGAAAATGCTTCtatttggctgcaaaatatagttttagcttataagtaccattattctatgcaaataaccaaattattagtaaaaatgtaaataaatattgcctaaaaatatgtataaatatggcaatatcaaaataccccacacttttTCTTTGCTTGCTCTTAAGCAAATCTAATTTTTTAATTCAAACCTTAATCACCAACATCACATAGAATAaaggatacatttcaagtacaggCTTCTAAACATATTTCATTCCTCAAACTAAGTGAGGTTATGTTTCtatctcatgatttcactagaataaacgaggccacaaatacactataacgtatattggctcaactaaacatttgaggtCTTATCGGGTCATCCCACACAATAATAGCAACTTAAGTTTAAATTATCATAACTACtagaatttttattatttattttgattattatttcaaacctatttctaaaattttaaaatttactaATTTTAAGTTTACTGATTTTCTAGCAATTTACGTTTTCGACCCCCTACTCCACACTTATTaaatacaatgccctcattgtatgcatcaaATAAATAAAAGCAATACAAGGGAGAAAgaggaacaaactcccctgaaATAGTGGCGTGATCGAACTCCATAAGTGTGGATAAAATGTGCATCTCGAATATGAACCTCTTCTGAATAAGAACTCGGACTTGAACTCCCTAAATACGAAAATGAGCCAACAAGCAACGAATCGaaacttcaatcttcaagaaaGGTGGATGCAAATCTTCAAAATGTGTAGAataatgtgggaaagcatacTCCACATTAATAGTAGAGGAAACGAGCCATAATAATCGTCATAAGAACTCCAAATAAAATGGTGGTGAAAACAAAAAACTCACGACATGAGTAATATGTCCAACGACTTGAGTTCGCTGAACTGCGTATTCTGAAATACCTCGTGAcccaactcacgacgtgaggaataTAGAATCACAACGTGAGAACTGGACAATTAAAACTGCTCATTCTTCTTAATAATTTTGGGATTCCACCCCAATATCCTAATGATAAAGACACTTCTAATTGCAGAATTTCTATGACATTTAGCTAAATTCATCCTCTCTCTcgactcaccccacacttattttcaaTTATGGATCTCGACTCGCGACTCTAGACTCTAGACTCTAGACAACCCTTGGCTAGACACATACGCTCTCGACCTTCCTTTCTGAGACTCATTAGCAAATCTGAAATAAAGCCACCAAAAGACAATTAAAgtaacataacagtttataagtcTTATAAACCATAACAAGTTCAAGATCAAATAAAACCAACCaaatgaaattaaaataaaaactaaaaaaaataaaacctaAATAATAAACATGAAAAGCAtcaatcatcttcttcttcttcgtgtGTCCCACTAGTACCAGCCCCATTACCCCTCGAATGTTGATATGAGCTCCACGTTGGGCAAATGGGGTAGTGACCCAAATGTGGTGGTTGCTCAATCTGGAAATGTCGGACCATATTCTCCGTTGTACCACCAATCCAATTAGTACTCAAAGACAGCTAATCAACATAACCCTCCATATCTCCTCCAAAATGTGCTTCTCCAAAGGGTGCATTTTGATGCACTGGTCGCCCTCTCTCTCCTCGTCCTCACACATTCCTCCTCTGAGGCCTTGGCTGTGGTTGTTGCTCAGACTGTGCACCAGGCTGCTCTTCATCATCACCCTCATCATCAGTATGAACAAGCCCCCAATGGGACCCATAATTCCGAACAACCCTCAATGTCTCCAAGTATCCCATAGTGAACTTGTTACCCTCCATGCAAGTTAACGAGCGGGTAATGTCGGGAACGATTAAGCCATAAGAATGGGCCAATTTAGTAATGAAGTGGCCACCACAGATAGGGCTTCCAAGGCGGGGACTTGCAGCAGAATGAGCCAAGAAGCGAGCCAGAAAATATGGAATGTTACAACACACTCCCGAATATAAGATGCACCATAAAAAGAACAAATCTTGCTTCGTGACATTGTCCACATGGCGCCTATGATTGATGGATAAAGTGATGAATCGGTGTATCAAACAGTGAATGGGGGAGCTTATGCTGCTCTTGGGTGACACTCCGGAATTGAATATTTCGGATGCAATATTGTTCCAAAACTCAAACCCCGACGCCCCATTTTCATATTCTCGAGCCGCCTCCCTAAAAAACATAACAAATTCTGGAGTCATAGCTTCCTGGGACGTGTATAACCCCATTCTCCAAGAAAATTCAACCAAATTGCATTCACAATGTTCACCCCCGAGTCTAAAAACTAAGGCCTGTAGGAACGTAGGGTCTTGGACATTCTCATGGAATGCCATAGTTGCAAAGAATTCCAAGCATAGTTCTTTATACACCCTCTCTTGGATACCAAATAAATTAAGCCAACCCTTACACCTGAACGAAAATCTATTTCCTAAAAATATCTTCGTGAGAAATGGAGATAACCGATCAAAGATTCCGACCTCCCTTGGTCTTGCCCATGGAATTATAGGAGCAAGAGAAATTTCCCAATTGTACAACCACCCCTAGCCTGTTG includes:
- the LOC111904611 gene encoding glucan endo-1,3-beta-glucosidase 11-like gives rise to the protein MEADAFQGRMGLVYTASRRRLIRIYNVDHEVLKAFKGSGIEIIIGLGNKFLRDISKTQDRATDWVKNNIEPFVPGNHIHGIAVENEVLGGGDQELWEVLLLAVKNTHIALDLLHLDNDFEVSSPHYDGVFASSFPPSARAFKETLVRSFINKIVQ